A single region of the Pelobates fuscus isolate aPelFus1 chromosome 4, aPelFus1.pri, whole genome shotgun sequence genome encodes:
- the DEK gene encoding protein DEK isoform X2, with the protein MDFEEASETLPKEESETTEKPAEEKTTGDAANGSEAEGNEEEEEEEEDDDDEEEEDEDEKKEKSLIVEGKREKKKVERLSLEMTIVKKEPVLTEGKGQKLYDIERIQYFLRKKKCDELRPLHRLLFNRLGTVNLVKKNIGQFNGFPFDKDSELYKKKEDMLKKFKKSDLKNICGVLDLEKSGVNSELISKIMNFLMEPKSTGKSLPKSKAKPQKSGKKERSSSGSARKSKNSKSNVILSDESSSEDEKKDKEESSEEEKESDEEEEPPKKTSKKEKPKPKSTPKKKVVESESESDDSSDDEPLIKKLKKPPTDDELRETVKKLLADANLEDVTMKQICKKVNESYPNYDLSPRKKFIKATVMELIS; encoded by the exons ATGGATTTTGAAGAAGCATCTGAAACTCTGCCTAAAGAGGAGTCTGAAACCACTGAGAAGCCTGCAGAGGAAAAGACAACTGGAGATGCTGCAAATGGAAGTGAGGCAGAGGgaaatgaagaggaggaggaagaagaagaggaTGATGACGACGAGGAGGAAGAAGATGAAGATGAGAAAAAAG AAAAGTCTCTTATTGTAGAGGGTAAGAGGGAGAAGAAAAAGGTGGAAAGACTGAGCTTGGAAATGACCATAGTAAAAAAGGAACCCGTCTTAACTGAAG GAAAGGGACAGAAGCTCTATGATATTGAGCGAATCCAGTACTTCCTGAGAAAAAAGAAGTGTGATGAGCTGCGACCTTTACACCGGCTGCTTTTTAACAGACTGGGCACG GTGAACTTGGTAAAGAAGAATATTGGCCAGTTCAATGGATTTCCATTTGACAAAGACAGTGAACTGtataagaaaaaagaagacatgctAAAAAA GTTTAAAAAGAGTGACCTGAAAAATATCTGTGGTGTTCTTGATTTGGAAAAGTCTGGGGTGAACAGTGAACTGATATCGAAAATAATGAATTTTCTTATGGAGCCAAAATCTACGGGAAAG TCGTTGCCAAAATCCAAAGCTAAGCCTCAAAAAAGTGGCAAAAAGGAGCGAAGTAGTTCAGGATCTGCTCGGAAGTCCAAAAATAGCAAGTCAAATGTGATCCTAAGTGATGAGTCAAGCAGTGAAGATGAGAAAAAAGACAAAGAGGAGTCTTCAGAGGAAGAAAAGGAAAGTGATGAGGAAGAAGAG cCTCCGAAGAAAACttctaaaaaagaaaaacccaaGCCGAAATCAACACCTAAGA AAAAGGTTGTAGAATCCGAGAGTGAATCTGATGACAGCTCTGATGATGAACCTTTGATCAAAAAGTTGAAGAAGCCACCTACTGATGATGAATTGAGAGAAACTGTAAAAAAGTTATTGGCTGATGCTAATCTTGAAGATGTCACTATGAAGCAGATCTGCAAAAAG
- the DEK gene encoding protein DEK isoform X1 produces MDFEEASETLPKEESETTEKPAEEKTTGDAANGSEAEGNEEEEEEEEDDDDEEEEDEDEKKEKSLIVEGKREKKKVERLSLEMTIVKKEPVLTEGKGQKLYDIERIQYFLRKKKCDELRPLHRLLFNRLGTVNLVKKNIGQFNGFPFDKDSELYKKKEDMLKKFKKSDLKNICGVLDLEKSGVNSELISKIMNFLMEPKSTGKSLPKSKAKPQKSGKKERSSSGSARKSKNSKSNVILSDESSSEDEKKDKEESSEEEKESDEEEEPPKKTSKKEKPKPKSTPKSKKATKSSHVKKADSSTTNKKSTGSSKKEKVVESESESDDSSDDEPLIKKLKKPPTDDELRETVKKLLADANLEDVTMKQICKKVNESYPNYDLSPRKKFIKATVMELIS; encoded by the exons ATGGATTTTGAAGAAGCATCTGAAACTCTGCCTAAAGAGGAGTCTGAAACCACTGAGAAGCCTGCAGAGGAAAAGACAACTGGAGATGCTGCAAATGGAAGTGAGGCAGAGGgaaatgaagaggaggaggaagaagaagaggaTGATGACGACGAGGAGGAAGAAGATGAAGATGAGAAAAAAG AAAAGTCTCTTATTGTAGAGGGTAAGAGGGAGAAGAAAAAGGTGGAAAGACTGAGCTTGGAAATGACCATAGTAAAAAAGGAACCCGTCTTAACTGAAG GAAAGGGACAGAAGCTCTATGATATTGAGCGAATCCAGTACTTCCTGAGAAAAAAGAAGTGTGATGAGCTGCGACCTTTACACCGGCTGCTTTTTAACAGACTGGGCACG GTGAACTTGGTAAAGAAGAATATTGGCCAGTTCAATGGATTTCCATTTGACAAAGACAGTGAACTGtataagaaaaaagaagacatgctAAAAAA GTTTAAAAAGAGTGACCTGAAAAATATCTGTGGTGTTCTTGATTTGGAAAAGTCTGGGGTGAACAGTGAACTGATATCGAAAATAATGAATTTTCTTATGGAGCCAAAATCTACGGGAAAG TCGTTGCCAAAATCCAAAGCTAAGCCTCAAAAAAGTGGCAAAAAGGAGCGAAGTAGTTCAGGATCTGCTCGGAAGTCCAAAAATAGCAAGTCAAATGTGATCCTAAGTGATGAGTCAAGCAGTGAAGATGAGAAAAAAGACAAAGAGGAGTCTTCAGAGGAAGAAAAGGAAAGTGATGAGGAAGAAGAG cCTCCGAAGAAAACttctaaaaaagaaaaacccaaGCCGAAATCAACACCTAAGAGTAAGAAAGCAACTAAGTCTTCACACGTCAAAAAAGCAGACAGCAGTACTACCAACAAAAAGAGTACAGGCAGCTCCAAAAAGG AAAAGGTTGTAGAATCCGAGAGTGAATCTGATGACAGCTCTGATGATGAACCTTTGATCAAAAAGTTGAAGAAGCCACCTACTGATGATGAATTGAGAGAAACTGTAAAAAAGTTATTGGCTGATGCTAATCTTGAAGATGTCACTATGAAGCAGATCTGCAAAAAG